Proteins encoded together in one Epinephelus moara isolate mb chromosome 2, YSFRI_EMoa_1.0, whole genome shotgun sequence window:
- the sh3bgr gene encoding SH3 domain-binding glutamic acid-rich protein isoform X39, with translation MVIKVFLATSSGSTAIKKKQQDVVGFLEALKVDYTQLDIACNEENRMWMRQNVPEEKKPANGIPLPPQIFNEEGYCGDYETFFDAKEDNSVYAFLGLPPPPGSKEAEQANKADIVENGTHAEETNAEGNLDDAIEVPVEERNGVAHEEEEEGEGGEEEEEEEVAEGDDEAVEGETAGDEAPAEEAEEAEEETDEVTEDTQAHAEEEEEQEEEEAEVEEEEEAE, from the exons ATGGTGATCAAAGTATTTCTCGCCACCTCATCGGGATCCACTGCG ATCAAGAAGAAGCAGCAAGATGTGGTCGGCTTCCTGGAGGCTCTTAAGGTGGACTACACTCAGCTGGACATCGCCTGCAATGAGGAGAACCGCATGTGGATGAGGCAGAATGTCCCTGAGGAAAAGAAGCCCGCCAACGGCATCCCTCTGCCCCCTCAAATCTTCAATGAAGAAGGCTACTGTGGG gACTATGAAACGTTCTTCGATGCCAAGGAGGACAACTCGGTGTATGCCTTCCTTGGGCTGCCCCCTCCTCCTGGGTCAAAG GAAGCAGAACAGGCCAACAAGGCGGACATAGTGGAGAACGGGACCCACGCTGAGGAAACTAATGCAGAGGGGAACCTCGATGACGCAATA GAGGTTCCAGTGGAGGAGCGCAATGGGGTTGcacatgaggaggaggaggaaggtgagggtggcgaggaggaggaggaggaggaggtagcaGAAGGAGATGATGAAGCCGTGGAAGGAGAAACAGCAGGAGACGAGGCCCCCGCAGAAGAGGCGGAGGAGGCGGAGGAAGAAACAGACGAGGTCACAGAGGATACA CAGGCCCacgcagaggaggaagaagaacag gaagaagaagaggctgAAGTAGAAGAG GAGGAAGAGGCTGAGTAG
- the sh3bgr gene encoding SH3 domain-binding glutamic acid-rich protein isoform X45 has product MVIKVFLATSSGSTAIKKKQQDVVGFLEALKVDYTQLDIACNEENRMWMRQNVPEEKKPANGIPLPPQIFNEEGYCGDYETFFDAKEDNSVYAFLGLPPPPGSKQAHAEEEEEQEEEDLQSEVTEEEELRQLEEEEEAEVEEEEEEEEEDVEETQEEEAE; this is encoded by the exons ATGGTGATCAAAGTATTTCTCGCCACCTCATCGGGATCCACTGCG ATCAAGAAGAAGCAGCAAGATGTGGTCGGCTTCCTGGAGGCTCTTAAGGTGGACTACACTCAGCTGGACATCGCCTGCAATGAGGAGAACCGCATGTGGATGAGGCAGAATGTCCCTGAGGAAAAGAAGCCCGCCAACGGCATCCCTCTGCCCCCTCAAATCTTCAATGAAGAAGGCTACTGTGGG gACTATGAAACGTTCTTCGATGCCAAGGAGGACAACTCGGTGTATGCCTTCCTTGGGCTGCCCCCTCCTCCTGGGTCAAAG CAGGCCCacgcagaggaggaagaagaacag GAGGAAGAGGATTTGCAGTCAGAGGTAACT GAGGAAGAAGAGCTACGACAGCTTGAG gaagaagaagaggctgAAGTAGAAGAG gaagaagaagaagaagaagaagacgtgGAAGAAACACAG GAGGAAGAGGCTGAGTAG
- the sh3bgr gene encoding SH3 domain-binding glutamic acid-rich protein isoform X18, with translation MVIKVFLATSSGSTAIKKKQQDVVGFLEALKVDYTQLDIACNEENRMWMRQNVPEEKKPANGIPLPPQIFNEEGYCGDYETFFDAKEDNSVYAFLGLPPPPGSKEAEQANKADIVENGTHAEETNAEGNLDDAIEVPVEERNGVAHEEEEEGEGGEEEEEEEVAEGDDEAVEGETAGDEAPAEEAEEAEEETDEAHAEEEEEQEEEDLQSEVTEEEELRQLEEEEEEEEDVEETQEEEAE, from the exons ATGGTGATCAAAGTATTTCTCGCCACCTCATCGGGATCCACTGCG ATCAAGAAGAAGCAGCAAGATGTGGTCGGCTTCCTGGAGGCTCTTAAGGTGGACTACACTCAGCTGGACATCGCCTGCAATGAGGAGAACCGCATGTGGATGAGGCAGAATGTCCCTGAGGAAAAGAAGCCCGCCAACGGCATCCCTCTGCCCCCTCAAATCTTCAATGAAGAAGGCTACTGTGGG gACTATGAAACGTTCTTCGATGCCAAGGAGGACAACTCGGTGTATGCCTTCCTTGGGCTGCCCCCTCCTCCTGGGTCAAAG GAAGCAGAACAGGCCAACAAGGCGGACATAGTGGAGAACGGGACCCACGCTGAGGAAACTAATGCAGAGGGGAACCTCGATGACGCAATA GAGGTTCCAGTGGAGGAGCGCAATGGGGTTGcacatgaggaggaggaggaaggtgagggtggcgaggaggaggaggaggaggaggtagcaGAAGGAGATGATGAAGCCGTGGAAGGAGAAACAGCAGGAGACGAGGCCCCCGCAGAAGAGGCGGAGGAGGCGGAGGAAGAAACAGACGAG GCCCacgcagaggaggaagaagaacag GAGGAAGAGGATTTGCAGTCAGAGGTAACT GAGGAAGAAGAGCTACGACAGCTTGAG gaagaagaagaagaagaagaagacgtgGAAGAAACACAG GAGGAAGAGGCTGAGTAG
- the sh3bgr gene encoding SH3 domain-binding glutamic acid-rich protein isoform X27 has protein sequence MVIKVFLATSSGSTAIKKKQQDVVGFLEALKVDYTQLDIACNEENRMWMRQNVPEEKKPANGIPLPPQIFNEEGYCGDYETFFDAKEDNSVYAFLGLPPPPGSKEAEQANKADIVENGTHAEETNAEGNLDDAIEVPVEERNGVAHEEEEEGEGGEEEEEEEVAEGDDEAVEGETAGDEAPAEEAEEAEEETDEAHAEEEEEQEEEDLQSEEEEELRQLEEEEEAEVEEEEEAE, from the exons ATGGTGATCAAAGTATTTCTCGCCACCTCATCGGGATCCACTGCG ATCAAGAAGAAGCAGCAAGATGTGGTCGGCTTCCTGGAGGCTCTTAAGGTGGACTACACTCAGCTGGACATCGCCTGCAATGAGGAGAACCGCATGTGGATGAGGCAGAATGTCCCTGAGGAAAAGAAGCCCGCCAACGGCATCCCTCTGCCCCCTCAAATCTTCAATGAAGAAGGCTACTGTGGG gACTATGAAACGTTCTTCGATGCCAAGGAGGACAACTCGGTGTATGCCTTCCTTGGGCTGCCCCCTCCTCCTGGGTCAAAG GAAGCAGAACAGGCCAACAAGGCGGACATAGTGGAGAACGGGACCCACGCTGAGGAAACTAATGCAGAGGGGAACCTCGATGACGCAATA GAGGTTCCAGTGGAGGAGCGCAATGGGGTTGcacatgaggaggaggaggaaggtgagggtggcgaggaggaggaggaggaggaggtagcaGAAGGAGATGATGAAGCCGTGGAAGGAGAAACAGCAGGAGACGAGGCCCCCGCAGAAGAGGCGGAGGAGGCGGAGGAAGAAACAGACGAG GCCCacgcagaggaggaagaagaacag GAGGAAGAGGATTTGCAGTCAGAG GAGGAAGAAGAGCTACGACAGCTTGAG gaagaagaagaggctgAAGTAGAAGAG GAGGAAGAGGCTGAGTAG
- the sh3bgr gene encoding SH3 domain-binding glutamic acid-rich protein isoform X20, translated as MVIKVFLATSSGSTAIKKKQQDVVGFLEALKVDYTQLDIACNEENRMWMRQNVPEEKKPANGIPLPPQIFNEEGYCGDYETFFDAKEDNSVYAFLGLPPPPGSKEAEQANKADIVENGTHAEETNAEGNLDDAIEVPVEERNGVAHEEEEEGEGGEEEEEEEVAEGDDEAVEGETAGDEAPAEEAEEAEEETDEAHAEEEEEQEEEELRQLEEEEEAEVEEEEEEEEEDVEETQEEEAE; from the exons ATGGTGATCAAAGTATTTCTCGCCACCTCATCGGGATCCACTGCG ATCAAGAAGAAGCAGCAAGATGTGGTCGGCTTCCTGGAGGCTCTTAAGGTGGACTACACTCAGCTGGACATCGCCTGCAATGAGGAGAACCGCATGTGGATGAGGCAGAATGTCCCTGAGGAAAAGAAGCCCGCCAACGGCATCCCTCTGCCCCCTCAAATCTTCAATGAAGAAGGCTACTGTGGG gACTATGAAACGTTCTTCGATGCCAAGGAGGACAACTCGGTGTATGCCTTCCTTGGGCTGCCCCCTCCTCCTGGGTCAAAG GAAGCAGAACAGGCCAACAAGGCGGACATAGTGGAGAACGGGACCCACGCTGAGGAAACTAATGCAGAGGGGAACCTCGATGACGCAATA GAGGTTCCAGTGGAGGAGCGCAATGGGGTTGcacatgaggaggaggaggaaggtgagggtggcgaggaggaggaggaggaggaggtagcaGAAGGAGATGATGAAGCCGTGGAAGGAGAAACAGCAGGAGACGAGGCCCCCGCAGAAGAGGCGGAGGAGGCGGAGGAAGAAACAGACGAG GCCCacgcagaggaggaagaagaacag GAGGAAGAAGAGCTACGACAGCTTGAG gaagaagaagaggctgAAGTAGAAGAG gaagaagaagaagaagaagaagacgtgGAAGAAACACAG GAGGAAGAGGCTGAGTAG
- the sh3bgr gene encoding SH3 domain-binding glutamic acid-rich protein isoform X25 produces the protein MVIKVFLATSSGSTAIKKKQQDVVGFLEALKVDYTQLDIACNEENRMWMRQNVPEEKKPANGIPLPPQIFNEEGYCGDYETFFDAKEDNSVYAFLGLPPPPGSKEAEQANKADIVENGTHAEETNAEGNLDDAIEVPVEERNGVAHEEEEEGEGGEEEEEEEVAEGDDEAVEGETAGDEAPAEEAEEAEEETDEVTEDTAHAEEEEEQEEEELRQLEEEEEEEEDVEETQEEEAE, from the exons ATGGTGATCAAAGTATTTCTCGCCACCTCATCGGGATCCACTGCG ATCAAGAAGAAGCAGCAAGATGTGGTCGGCTTCCTGGAGGCTCTTAAGGTGGACTACACTCAGCTGGACATCGCCTGCAATGAGGAGAACCGCATGTGGATGAGGCAGAATGTCCCTGAGGAAAAGAAGCCCGCCAACGGCATCCCTCTGCCCCCTCAAATCTTCAATGAAGAAGGCTACTGTGGG gACTATGAAACGTTCTTCGATGCCAAGGAGGACAACTCGGTGTATGCCTTCCTTGGGCTGCCCCCTCCTCCTGGGTCAAAG GAAGCAGAACAGGCCAACAAGGCGGACATAGTGGAGAACGGGACCCACGCTGAGGAAACTAATGCAGAGGGGAACCTCGATGACGCAATA GAGGTTCCAGTGGAGGAGCGCAATGGGGTTGcacatgaggaggaggaggaaggtgagggtggcgaggaggaggaggaggaggaggtagcaGAAGGAGATGATGAAGCCGTGGAAGGAGAAACAGCAGGAGACGAGGCCCCCGCAGAAGAGGCGGAGGAGGCGGAGGAAGAAACAGACGAGGTCACAGAGGATACA GCCCacgcagaggaggaagaagaacag GAGGAAGAAGAGCTACGACAGCTTGAG gaagaagaagaagaagaagaagacgtgGAAGAAACACAG GAGGAAGAGGCTGAGTAG
- the sh3bgr gene encoding SH3 domain-binding glutamic acid-rich protein isoform X12 produces the protein MVIKVFLATSSGSTAIKKKQQDVVGFLEALKVDYTQLDIACNEENRMWMRQNVPEEKKPANGIPLPPQIFNEEGYCGDYETFFDAKEDNSVYAFLGLPPPPGSKEAEQANKADIVENGTHAEETNAEGNLDDAIEVPVEERNGVAHEEEEEGEGGEEEEEEEVAEGDDEAVEGETAGDEAPAEEAEEAEEETDEVTEDTAHAEEEEEQEEEDLQSEVTEEEELRQLEEEEEEEEDVEETQEEEAE, from the exons ATGGTGATCAAAGTATTTCTCGCCACCTCATCGGGATCCACTGCG ATCAAGAAGAAGCAGCAAGATGTGGTCGGCTTCCTGGAGGCTCTTAAGGTGGACTACACTCAGCTGGACATCGCCTGCAATGAGGAGAACCGCATGTGGATGAGGCAGAATGTCCCTGAGGAAAAGAAGCCCGCCAACGGCATCCCTCTGCCCCCTCAAATCTTCAATGAAGAAGGCTACTGTGGG gACTATGAAACGTTCTTCGATGCCAAGGAGGACAACTCGGTGTATGCCTTCCTTGGGCTGCCCCCTCCTCCTGGGTCAAAG GAAGCAGAACAGGCCAACAAGGCGGACATAGTGGAGAACGGGACCCACGCTGAGGAAACTAATGCAGAGGGGAACCTCGATGACGCAATA GAGGTTCCAGTGGAGGAGCGCAATGGGGTTGcacatgaggaggaggaggaaggtgagggtggcgaggaggaggaggaggaggaggtagcaGAAGGAGATGATGAAGCCGTGGAAGGAGAAACAGCAGGAGACGAGGCCCCCGCAGAAGAGGCGGAGGAGGCGGAGGAAGAAACAGACGAGGTCACAGAGGATACA GCCCacgcagaggaggaagaagaacag GAGGAAGAGGATTTGCAGTCAGAGGTAACT GAGGAAGAAGAGCTACGACAGCTTGAG gaagaagaagaagaagaagaagacgtgGAAGAAACACAG GAGGAAGAGGCTGAGTAG
- the sh3bgr gene encoding SH3 domain-binding glutamic acid-rich protein isoform X6 encodes MVIKVFLATSSGSTAIKKKQQDVVGFLEALKVDYTQLDIACNEENRMWMRQNVPEEKKPANGIPLPPQIFNEEGYCGDYETFFDAKEDNSVYAFLGLPPPPGSKEAEQANKADIVENGTHAEETNAEGNLDDAIEVPVEERNGVAHEEEEEGEGGEEEEEEEVAEGDDEAVEGETAGDEAPAEEAEEAEEETDEQAHAEEEEEQEEEDLQSEVTEEEELRQLEEEEEAEVEEEEEEEEEDVEETQEEEAE; translated from the exons ATGGTGATCAAAGTATTTCTCGCCACCTCATCGGGATCCACTGCG ATCAAGAAGAAGCAGCAAGATGTGGTCGGCTTCCTGGAGGCTCTTAAGGTGGACTACACTCAGCTGGACATCGCCTGCAATGAGGAGAACCGCATGTGGATGAGGCAGAATGTCCCTGAGGAAAAGAAGCCCGCCAACGGCATCCCTCTGCCCCCTCAAATCTTCAATGAAGAAGGCTACTGTGGG gACTATGAAACGTTCTTCGATGCCAAGGAGGACAACTCGGTGTATGCCTTCCTTGGGCTGCCCCCTCCTCCTGGGTCAAAG GAAGCAGAACAGGCCAACAAGGCGGACATAGTGGAGAACGGGACCCACGCTGAGGAAACTAATGCAGAGGGGAACCTCGATGACGCAATA GAGGTTCCAGTGGAGGAGCGCAATGGGGTTGcacatgaggaggaggaggaaggtgagggtggcgaggaggaggaggaggaggaggtagcaGAAGGAGATGATGAAGCCGTGGAAGGAGAAACAGCAGGAGACGAGGCCCCCGCAGAAGAGGCGGAGGAGGCGGAGGAAGAAACAGACGAG CAGGCCCacgcagaggaggaagaagaacag GAGGAAGAGGATTTGCAGTCAGAGGTAACT GAGGAAGAAGAGCTACGACAGCTTGAG gaagaagaagaggctgAAGTAGAAGAG gaagaagaagaagaagaagaagacgtgGAAGAAACACAG GAGGAAGAGGCTGAGTAG
- the sh3bgr gene encoding SH3 domain-binding glutamic acid-rich protein isoform X30 — protein sequence MVIKVFLATSSGSTAIKKKQQDVVGFLEALKVDYTQLDIACNEENRMWMRQNVPEEKKPANGIPLPPQIFNEEGYCGDYETFFDAKEDNSVYAFLGLPPPPGSKEAEQANKADIVENGTHAEETNAEGNLDDAIEVPVEERNGVAHEEEEEGEGGEEEEEEEVAEGDDEAVEGETAGDEAPAEEAEEAEEETDEAHAEEEEEQEEEEAEVEEEEEEEEEDVEETQEEEAE from the exons ATGGTGATCAAAGTATTTCTCGCCACCTCATCGGGATCCACTGCG ATCAAGAAGAAGCAGCAAGATGTGGTCGGCTTCCTGGAGGCTCTTAAGGTGGACTACACTCAGCTGGACATCGCCTGCAATGAGGAGAACCGCATGTGGATGAGGCAGAATGTCCCTGAGGAAAAGAAGCCCGCCAACGGCATCCCTCTGCCCCCTCAAATCTTCAATGAAGAAGGCTACTGTGGG gACTATGAAACGTTCTTCGATGCCAAGGAGGACAACTCGGTGTATGCCTTCCTTGGGCTGCCCCCTCCTCCTGGGTCAAAG GAAGCAGAACAGGCCAACAAGGCGGACATAGTGGAGAACGGGACCCACGCTGAGGAAACTAATGCAGAGGGGAACCTCGATGACGCAATA GAGGTTCCAGTGGAGGAGCGCAATGGGGTTGcacatgaggaggaggaggaaggtgagggtggcgaggaggaggaggaggaggaggtagcaGAAGGAGATGATGAAGCCGTGGAAGGAGAAACAGCAGGAGACGAGGCCCCCGCAGAAGAGGCGGAGGAGGCGGAGGAAGAAACAGACGAG GCCCacgcagaggaggaagaagaacag gaagaagaagaggctgAAGTAGAAGAG gaagaagaagaagaagaagaagacgtgGAAGAAACACAG GAGGAAGAGGCTGAGTAG
- the sh3bgr gene encoding SH3 domain-binding glutamic acid-rich protein isoform X13, whose protein sequence is MVIKVFLATSSGSTAIKKKQQDVVGFLEALKVDYTQLDIACNEENRMWMRQNVPEEKKPANGIPLPPQIFNEEGYCGDYETFFDAKEDNSVYAFLGLPPPPGSKEAEQANKADIVENGTHAEETNAEGNLDDAIEVPVEERNGVAHEEEEEGEGGEEEEEEEVAEGDDEAVEGETAGDEAPAEEAEEAEEETDEVTEDTQAHAEEEEEQEEEDLQSEEEEELRQLEEEEEEEEDVEETQEEEAE, encoded by the exons ATGGTGATCAAAGTATTTCTCGCCACCTCATCGGGATCCACTGCG ATCAAGAAGAAGCAGCAAGATGTGGTCGGCTTCCTGGAGGCTCTTAAGGTGGACTACACTCAGCTGGACATCGCCTGCAATGAGGAGAACCGCATGTGGATGAGGCAGAATGTCCCTGAGGAAAAGAAGCCCGCCAACGGCATCCCTCTGCCCCCTCAAATCTTCAATGAAGAAGGCTACTGTGGG gACTATGAAACGTTCTTCGATGCCAAGGAGGACAACTCGGTGTATGCCTTCCTTGGGCTGCCCCCTCCTCCTGGGTCAAAG GAAGCAGAACAGGCCAACAAGGCGGACATAGTGGAGAACGGGACCCACGCTGAGGAAACTAATGCAGAGGGGAACCTCGATGACGCAATA GAGGTTCCAGTGGAGGAGCGCAATGGGGTTGcacatgaggaggaggaggaaggtgagggtggcgaggaggaggaggaggaggaggtagcaGAAGGAGATGATGAAGCCGTGGAAGGAGAAACAGCAGGAGACGAGGCCCCCGCAGAAGAGGCGGAGGAGGCGGAGGAAGAAACAGACGAGGTCACAGAGGATACA CAGGCCCacgcagaggaggaagaagaacag GAGGAAGAGGATTTGCAGTCAGAG GAGGAAGAAGAGCTACGACAGCTTGAG gaagaagaagaagaagaagaagacgtgGAAGAAACACAG GAGGAAGAGGCTGAGTAG
- the sh3bgr gene encoding SH3 domain-binding glutamic acid-rich protein isoform X11, whose product MVIKVFLATSSGSTAIKKKQQDVVGFLEALKVDYTQLDIACNEENRMWMRQNVPEEKKPANGIPLPPQIFNEEGYCGDYETFFDAKEDNSVYAFLGLPPPPGSKEAEQANKADIVENGTHAEETNAEGNLDDAIEVPVEERNGVAHEEEEEGEGGEEEEEEEVAEGDDEAVEGETAGDEAPAEEAEEAEEETDEVTEDTQAHAEEEEEQEEEELRQLEEEEEAEVEEEEEEEEEDVEETQEEEAE is encoded by the exons ATGGTGATCAAAGTATTTCTCGCCACCTCATCGGGATCCACTGCG ATCAAGAAGAAGCAGCAAGATGTGGTCGGCTTCCTGGAGGCTCTTAAGGTGGACTACACTCAGCTGGACATCGCCTGCAATGAGGAGAACCGCATGTGGATGAGGCAGAATGTCCCTGAGGAAAAGAAGCCCGCCAACGGCATCCCTCTGCCCCCTCAAATCTTCAATGAAGAAGGCTACTGTGGG gACTATGAAACGTTCTTCGATGCCAAGGAGGACAACTCGGTGTATGCCTTCCTTGGGCTGCCCCCTCCTCCTGGGTCAAAG GAAGCAGAACAGGCCAACAAGGCGGACATAGTGGAGAACGGGACCCACGCTGAGGAAACTAATGCAGAGGGGAACCTCGATGACGCAATA GAGGTTCCAGTGGAGGAGCGCAATGGGGTTGcacatgaggaggaggaggaaggtgagggtggcgaggaggaggaggaggaggaggtagcaGAAGGAGATGATGAAGCCGTGGAAGGAGAAACAGCAGGAGACGAGGCCCCCGCAGAAGAGGCGGAGGAGGCGGAGGAAGAAACAGACGAGGTCACAGAGGATACA CAGGCCCacgcagaggaggaagaagaacag GAGGAAGAAGAGCTACGACAGCTTGAG gaagaagaagaggctgAAGTAGAAGAG gaagaagaagaagaagaagaagacgtgGAAGAAACACAG GAGGAAGAGGCTGAGTAG
- the sh3bgr gene encoding SH3 domain-binding glutamic acid-rich protein isoform X28, with protein MVIKVFLATSSGSTAIKKKQQDVVGFLEALKVDYTQLDIACNEENRMWMRQNVPEEKKPANGIPLPPQIFNEEGYCGDYETFFDAKEDNSVYAFLGLPPPPGSKEAEQANKADIVENGTHAEETNAEGNLDDAIEVPVEERNGVAHEEEEEGEGGEEEEEEEVAEGDDEAVEGETAGDEAPAEEAEEAEEETDEVTEDTQAHAEEEEEQEEEELRQLEEEEEAEVEEEEEAE; from the exons ATGGTGATCAAAGTATTTCTCGCCACCTCATCGGGATCCACTGCG ATCAAGAAGAAGCAGCAAGATGTGGTCGGCTTCCTGGAGGCTCTTAAGGTGGACTACACTCAGCTGGACATCGCCTGCAATGAGGAGAACCGCATGTGGATGAGGCAGAATGTCCCTGAGGAAAAGAAGCCCGCCAACGGCATCCCTCTGCCCCCTCAAATCTTCAATGAAGAAGGCTACTGTGGG gACTATGAAACGTTCTTCGATGCCAAGGAGGACAACTCGGTGTATGCCTTCCTTGGGCTGCCCCCTCCTCCTGGGTCAAAG GAAGCAGAACAGGCCAACAAGGCGGACATAGTGGAGAACGGGACCCACGCTGAGGAAACTAATGCAGAGGGGAACCTCGATGACGCAATA GAGGTTCCAGTGGAGGAGCGCAATGGGGTTGcacatgaggaggaggaggaaggtgagggtggcgaggaggaggaggaggaggaggtagcaGAAGGAGATGATGAAGCCGTGGAAGGAGAAACAGCAGGAGACGAGGCCCCCGCAGAAGAGGCGGAGGAGGCGGAGGAAGAAACAGACGAGGTCACAGAGGATACA CAGGCCCacgcagaggaggaagaagaacag GAGGAAGAAGAGCTACGACAGCTTGAG gaagaagaagaggctgAAGTAGAAGAG GAGGAAGAGGCTGAGTAG
- the sh3bgr gene encoding SH3 domain-binding glutamic acid-rich protein isoform X5 yields MVIKVFLATSSGSTAIKKKQQDVVGFLEALKVDYTQLDIACNEENRMWMRQNVPEEKKPANGIPLPPQIFNEEGYCGDYETFFDAKEDNSVYAFLGLPPPPGSKEAEQANKADIVENGTHAEETNAEGNLDDAIEVPVEERNGVAHEEEEEGEGGEEEEEEEVAEGDDEAVEGETAGDEAPAEEAEEAEEETDEVTEDTAHAEEEEEQEEEDLQSEEEEELRQLEEEEEAEVEEEEEEEEEDVEETQEEEAE; encoded by the exons ATGGTGATCAAAGTATTTCTCGCCACCTCATCGGGATCCACTGCG ATCAAGAAGAAGCAGCAAGATGTGGTCGGCTTCCTGGAGGCTCTTAAGGTGGACTACACTCAGCTGGACATCGCCTGCAATGAGGAGAACCGCATGTGGATGAGGCAGAATGTCCCTGAGGAAAAGAAGCCCGCCAACGGCATCCCTCTGCCCCCTCAAATCTTCAATGAAGAAGGCTACTGTGGG gACTATGAAACGTTCTTCGATGCCAAGGAGGACAACTCGGTGTATGCCTTCCTTGGGCTGCCCCCTCCTCCTGGGTCAAAG GAAGCAGAACAGGCCAACAAGGCGGACATAGTGGAGAACGGGACCCACGCTGAGGAAACTAATGCAGAGGGGAACCTCGATGACGCAATA GAGGTTCCAGTGGAGGAGCGCAATGGGGTTGcacatgaggaggaggaggaaggtgagggtggcgaggaggaggaggaggaggaggtagcaGAAGGAGATGATGAAGCCGTGGAAGGAGAAACAGCAGGAGACGAGGCCCCCGCAGAAGAGGCGGAGGAGGCGGAGGAAGAAACAGACGAGGTCACAGAGGATACA GCCCacgcagaggaggaagaagaacag GAGGAAGAGGATTTGCAGTCAGAG GAGGAAGAAGAGCTACGACAGCTTGAG gaagaagaagaggctgAAGTAGAAGAG gaagaagaagaagaagaagaagacgtgGAAGAAACACAG GAGGAAGAGGCTGAGTAG
- the sh3bgr gene encoding SH3 domain-binding glutamic acid-rich protein isoform X22, which translates to MVIKVFLATSSGSTAIKKKQQDVVGFLEALKVDYTQLDIACNEENRMWMRQNVPEEKKPANGIPLPPQIFNEEGYCGDYETFFDAKEDNSVYAFLGLPPPPGSKEAEQANKADIVENGTHAEETNAEGNLDDAIEVPVEERNGVAHEEEEEGEGGEEEEEEEVAEGDDEAVEGETAGDEAPAEEAEEAEEETDEAHAEEEEEQEEEDLQSEEEEELRQLEEEEEEEEDVEETQEEEAE; encoded by the exons ATGGTGATCAAAGTATTTCTCGCCACCTCATCGGGATCCACTGCG ATCAAGAAGAAGCAGCAAGATGTGGTCGGCTTCCTGGAGGCTCTTAAGGTGGACTACACTCAGCTGGACATCGCCTGCAATGAGGAGAACCGCATGTGGATGAGGCAGAATGTCCCTGAGGAAAAGAAGCCCGCCAACGGCATCCCTCTGCCCCCTCAAATCTTCAATGAAGAAGGCTACTGTGGG gACTATGAAACGTTCTTCGATGCCAAGGAGGACAACTCGGTGTATGCCTTCCTTGGGCTGCCCCCTCCTCCTGGGTCAAAG GAAGCAGAACAGGCCAACAAGGCGGACATAGTGGAGAACGGGACCCACGCTGAGGAAACTAATGCAGAGGGGAACCTCGATGACGCAATA GAGGTTCCAGTGGAGGAGCGCAATGGGGTTGcacatgaggaggaggaggaaggtgagggtggcgaggaggaggaggaggaggaggtagcaGAAGGAGATGATGAAGCCGTGGAAGGAGAAACAGCAGGAGACGAGGCCCCCGCAGAAGAGGCGGAGGAGGCGGAGGAAGAAACAGACGAG GCCCacgcagaggaggaagaagaacag GAGGAAGAGGATTTGCAGTCAGAG GAGGAAGAAGAGCTACGACAGCTTGAG gaagaagaagaagaagaagaagacgtgGAAGAAACACAG GAGGAAGAGGCTGAGTAG